The Streptomyces puniciscabiei genomic interval GGTGCCGACCCGGCACGAGCCACAGGGGGTGATGCGCCATGGGCGGCCGGACGACCCGACAACGCAAGGCGGTCACGCGCGTACTCGCGGCCTGCCAGGACTTCGTGTCGGCCCAGGAGTTGTACGCCCTTCTGGTGGCCGGCGACCACGCGATCGGCCTGACCACCGTCTACCGCGCCCTGCGTGAGCTGGAGGTGGACGGCGGTGTGGACGTCGTACGCGACGAGACCGGCGGGCGGCTCTACCGGCTGCGTCCGGCCGACGGGCACCGCCACTACCTGATGTGCCGCGACTGCGGCCGCAGCCGGCCGGTGGACTCCGAGGTCGTCGAGGAGTGGGCGGGCCGGATCGCCGCCGCGACCGGCTTCACCGCGGTGGAGCACACCGTCGAACTCACCGGCGTCTGCGCCGACTGTCTGGCCCGCACCGACGGAGGCCGGCCGTCCGGGAACGAAGGAGAAGAACCGCCATGCCGCTGGGATCGCGCCCCGGGCCCCCGGGGCCCAGTCCACAGGTGCGCGAGCTGAAGGAGACCGTGCGCACTCTCCTCGATCTCGACGACGACACCGCCGTCCTGATCCGCCAGCTCGCCTGCTCCGAACCGGGCTGCCCGCCGCTGGAAACGGTCGTCGTGGTGCTGCCGATGGAGGGCGACGCCCGACGCTGGACCTTGCACCGCCCCGCCGACCAGATCACCGAGGACGACCTGCGGGCCGCCCTGCTCGCCGCTGAACAGCACGACTAGGAGACCGACTTGACCACCTCCGTAACCGAAGGGCCGCGCGACGTGGGGGCACCCCCGGACGAAGTCTGGGGAAGGGTCCCCGTCACCGTCCTGACCGGCTTCCTCGGCTCCGGCAAGACCACCCTCCTCAACCGCATCCTCACCGAGAACCACGGCATGAGGATCGCGGTCATCGAGAACGAGTTCGGCGAGGTCGGCATCGACGACGCCCTCGTCCTCGACGCCGAGGAAGAGATCTTCGAGATGAACAACGGCTGCATCTGCTGCACCGTGCGCGGAGACCTGATCCGCATCCTGGGCGCGCTGATGCGGCGCCGCGAGAAGTTCGACCACATCCTGATCGAGACCACCGGCCTCGCCGATCCCGCGCCCGTCGCGCAGACCTTCTTCATGGACGACGAGATCGCCTCCCAGTTGCGGCTGGACGCGATCGTCACCCTCGTCGACGCCGCCCACGTGCTCCAGCACCTGGACGAGGTCAAGCCGGAGGGCGTGGAGAACGAGGCCGTCGAGCAGATCGCCTTCGCCGACCGCGTCGTCCTCAACAAGACCGACCTGGCCGGGGAGGAGACCATCGGACAGGTCGTACGCCGCATCCGGGCCATCAACGGCGGAGTGCGGATCATCCCCGCACAGCACGCGCGCATCAATCTCCACGAAGTGCTGGACGTGGGCGCGTTCGACCTCGAGCGGGTGCTCGCCGACGACCCCGCCTTCCTCACCGAGACCGAGCACCAGCACGACACCACCGTCACCTCGGTCGGCATCGAGCTGAGCGGGGAGCTGGACGAGGACCGGCTCAACGCCTGGCTCGGTCAGTTGCTGCGCACCAAGGGCGTCGACCTGTTCCGCTCCAAGGGCATCCTCGCCATCGCCGGAGCGCCCAAGCAGTACGTCTTCCAAGGCGTGCACATGCTGCTGGACGGCACCTTCGGACGCGACTGGCACGAGGGCGAACCCCGCACGAACAAGCTGGTGTTCATCGGCCGCAACCTCGACCGCGAGGCCCTCGAACGCGGTTTCGCGGACTGCCTGGCCACGGCGGGGGCAGTCGCGTGAGTACGACGGTGCAGTCCCCGCTCGCCTGGGAGGCCGGCGTCGACGACGCACCCGTCGCTCTCAGCGCGCGGGGCGATCTGGTCGCCGTCGCCGGGGCCGAGGGGACGGTGAAGGTTCTCGACGCGGCGATGGGCGCCGAGATCGGGGCGTTCGAGGTTCCCGGGGGCGCACTCGCGGTCGTGCTCTCCCCGGATGCCGGGCACGTGGTGGCGACCGGCCCCCTGGGGTACGCACTCTGGCGCCGCTCGGACGGCCGTACGACGGTGCGGGAGTCCGGCGCCTGGTCGGCGGCCGCCGCCTGGGCCGACGGCACCCGGGTCGCGGTCGCCTCCGGCCGCCGCGCACTCGTACTCGGCGCGGACGGCGGCGAGTTGTGGCGCACGGAGCCCGCCGCGTCCACCGTCACCGACCTCGCCTGGATGCGGCAGGGGCGGCGCCTGGCCGTGGCCGCGTACGGGGCCGTGCGCTGCCACGAGCGGCACACCGAGAAACCGGTCGCCACCTACCCCTACGTGGGTTCCCACCTCGCACTCGCCGTCGCGCCCACCGGGAGGTGGATCTGCAGCGGCAACCAGGACGCCTCCATCCACATCTGGCGCGCCCGCGACGGCGGCGAGCTGACCATGTCCGGCTACCCGGAGAAGGTCTCCCGGCTCGCCTTCGACGACACCGGCTTCTGGCTGGCCGCCGACGGCGCACCCGACGTGACCGTGTGGGACTTCTCCGGCAAGGGCCTGGAGGGCACCGCACCGCGCTCGCTGCGCTGCCACGAGACGGTGACCGCGCTGGCCTGGCGGCCGGGCGCGGCCGGGCATCTGGCCAGCGGCGGCGCCGACGGCACCGTAGCCCTGTGGCACGCCACGGCCGGGCGGCCCCAGGCGCGCCTGCGGCCCGTGCGCGAACTGGACGGCACGGGCGCGGCGGTCGCCGCACTGGCCTGGACAGGTCCCTACCTGCTGGCCGTCGCGTGGCGGGACGGCCGGATCCGGACGTACGGCGTGCCGTCCCGGACCGCGCTGTGAACCGCTCCGTGATCCGGGCGGCCGCTCCCCGCCCCTGCACGCTCGTCGTGTGCCGGGGCTGCTGCTGCGGCAACCCGCGCAAGCTCCCCCAGTCTCGGCTTCGCTCGACCGGGGGGACCCCCATCGGCACCGACCACGCCTGGCAACTGGACCGACTGCGCGCCGGCGCGGCGGAACACGGCTTCCAGGTCCGTACGACGGACTGCCTCGGCCCCTGCGACCAGGCCAACGTCATCGTCGTCCAGCCCTCCACCGCCGGACGCCGGGCCGGAGGCCGCGCCGTCTGGGTCGGCTCCGTCATGGACGACGACAGCACCGACGACCTGCTGCGCTGGGCAGCCCAGGGCGGACCCGGCATCGCCGAACCGCCCGCCACCCTGGCCCTGCAGTTCATCCGCCCACCGCGCGAGGCCCGCGCCCGTGCACGCCGATGACCTCGACGCCGGCGGCCGCGACGTCCTCGCGGCCGCCCGGCTCGACGAAGCCACCGCCGCCTCCGTCGCCACGACACTCCAGGCCCTCGCCACACCGTCCCGCCTGCTGATCCTCACCACCCTGCGGCAACGCCCGTACCCCGTCGGCGAACTCGCCGCCGCCATCGGCATGGAACAGTCCGCCGTCTCCCACCAACTGCGCCTGCTGCGCGCCCTCGGCCTGGTCACCGGCCGCCGCGACGGCCGTCGCATCGTCTACAGCCTCTACGACGACCACGTCGCCCAACTCCTCGACCAGGCCGTCCACCACATCGAGCACCTGCGCCTCGGCGTACGCGACCTCGGCTGACGCACAGCATCCATGAGGGGTGCGTCAGTTGAGGTGTGCCACCTGCTGCGGCGCCGGGGCCGTGCGCAGCCGGTCGGGCAGCGTGCCGTCGTCGGGCATTCCGGCCCGTAGCCAGGCCCCCACCACCTCGGCGTCGGCTTCCGTCACCAGCGGACCGAGGAGTACGGCGACACCACTCGGCCTGCGGTCGGCCCCGCACGGCTGCACGGCCGCGTGCAGCCCGCGGCGCCTGCGGCAGTGCAGCACCCTCGCGAGACAACCGGTGGAGACCATCACGCCGTGCGGGCACTCCCGGACCGCACGGCGCAGGGCGTCCATCACCCGCCCGCTCGCGGCGGCACGGCATGAGCCGCAGACCACGAGGGTGAAAGGGCGGCTCTGACGGCCGCCTGCGGTATCGCTCATCTCTGAGTCTCCTCCGTGTGGGTGAAAGTGATCCCCCGATTGCCGTCGCGGCGCCCAACAGGCCATGGCCGTCGGCAAGTTGAAGCCCTGGCGATTTGACAGCACCCGGCCACACCTCCAGCCTATGCTTATGACATCCATTTTCAATAGAGGGGGCGACTAGCCATGCGCGTTGCCTTCGTCGGCAAGGGCGGCAGCGGCAAGACGACCCTGTCGGCCCTCTTCTCCCGTCACCTGGCGCACTCGGGCGCGCCGGTCGTCGCGATCGACGGCGACATCAACCAGCACCTGGCGTACGCCCTCGGCCTCGACGAGGACGAGGTCTTCGCCGCGCCGCCGCTCAGCGTGCGCACCGGTGAGATCAAGGAGTACCTGCGGGGCACGAATCCGCATATCCCTTCCGTCGAAGCCATGGTGAAGACGACCCCGCCCGGACGCGGGTCCCGGCTGCTGCGGCTGCTCGGCGACGACGAGGTGCACAGCCATCACGTCCAGGAGGTCGGCGGCGTACCGCTCATGGTCACCGGCGCCTTCGCGGAGAGCGACCTGGGAGTGGCCTGCTATCACTCCAAGCTCGGCGCGGTCGAGCTGTACCTCAACCACCTCGTGGACGGCCCCGGCGAGTACGTCGTCGTCGACATGACCGCCGGCGCCGACGCCTTCGCCTCCGGCCTGTTCACCCGCTTCGACATGACGTTCCTGGTCGTCGAACCGACCCGCAAGAGCCTCTCCGTGTACCGCCAGTACCGCGAGCACGCCGCCGAGTTCGGCGTCCCGGTCGCCGTCGTCGGCAACAAGGTCACCGGCGAGGACGACCTGCTCTTCCTCAAGGAGCGCGTCGGCGACGATCTGCTCGCGCACTTCGCGCAGTCCTCCTATGTACGTGCCCAGGAACAGGGCCACGGGCACGGCGAGTTGGAGCCGCACAACACCCGCACCCTGGACTTGCTGCGCGCGGCCGTGGACGCCCGCCCCAAGGACTGGGCGGCCTTCCAGAGGCACGCCGTGGAGTTCCACCTGCGCAACGCCGCCGCCTGGGCCAACGAGGCCACCGGCCAGGACCTCGCCGCCCAGGTCGACCCTGACTTCCAGCACGGCCCCGCGGCCCTGACCGTCTTCGCCTGACCCCATCCCCTCCGCCAAGAGAACCACAGAACAGGACAGCCCTTCATGTCACTCGACGTCTCCCCGCAGCTGCTCGCCGAAGCCGAGAACGGCGAGGTGCGGGAGCAGGACTTCGTGGAAACGGTGCGCACCTCCCTGCCGTACGCCTACGACCTCATCGCCCGCCTCGCCGAGGAACTGCGGTCCGGTACGTCGGAGTTCGCCGACAACCAGACCCCGCCGCCCTCCGAGAAGGAGCGCGGCCAGCTGCTGCGCGCCCTGTCCAGTGACGCGATCCGGGGCAGCCTGGAACGCCATTTCGGCATCGCCCTCGCCTTCCAGAACTGCCACCGTGTCGCGGCGTTCCGACCCGAGGCACGCGGCGGCGAGACCCACGCCCGCTTCACCTCGCTCCGGGCGCAGATCCTCAACCAGTCGCCGGAGTTCCGCGACTGCTGAACCACTGCCGGTCACAACGCCGACTGCCCGAACCGGCGTTCGGCAATCAGGCCGGCCACTTCGCCCCCTCGGCGGCCGTCGCCCACCAGGACACCCGGTCCTCGTGAGCGACGGCCGCCCGCGCTTGCCCCCGCGGCATCCAACCGCGCCCCCACCTGCGCATCCCCCGAGCAGTCGTACACCCGGTCAAAAGATGGCAACGGTTTTCATCTGGGATTGATCTGAAAATCATTTCCATCTAGCGTCGCAGGTGTCGCCACACGGTCGGCGCGTGTCCGCCGCGCGCCCGGCATCGCCCGAAGGAGCTCCCGCATGTCCACCGCCCCCGCCTCCCGTTCCGCCCGGCCGACCGCGAGGATCGCACTGGTCACCGCGACGGCCGCCCTGACCGCCGTGACGGCGACGGCCTGCTCGACCTCCTCCTCGCACACCACCGACACCGCCGCGACCGGCAGCGAAAGTGGGTCGGGCAGGACCATCCAGGTGGTGGCGGCCGAGAACTTCTGGGGCAGCATCGCCTCCCAGCTGGGCGGCAGCCACGTGAAGGTGACCAGCATCATCAACAACCCGGATGCCGACCCGCACGACTACGAGCCCACGGCTGCCGACGCCCGTACCGTGGCCGGCGCCCAGTACACGATCGTCAACGGCATCGGCTACGACGCCTGGGCGGACAAGCTGCTGGCCGCCAACCCCGGCAGCGGACGCACCCAGCTAAAGGTCGGCGACCTGGTCGGCATCAAGCCGGGCGGCAACCCGCACCGCTGGTACTCCCCGGACAACGTCCACCAGGTCATCGAGAAGATCACCGCGGACTACAAGAAGATCGACCCGGCCGCCGCGGCTTACTTCGACCAGCAGAAGACGACCTTCGAGACGAAGACGCTCGGCGATTACAACAAGCTCATCGCCGACATCAAGGCGAAGTACGCGGGCACGCCGATCGGTGCTTCCGAGTCCATCGTCACGCCGCTCGCCGAGGGCCTGGGGCTGAGGATGCTCACCCCGGAGACGTTCCTGGACGCGATGAGCGAGGGCTCCGACCCCACGGCCAAGGACAAGGCCGCCATCGACCAGCAGATCAAGAACAAGAAGATCAAGGTCTACGTCTACAACTCCCAGAACTCCACGCCGGACGTGCAGGCGCAGGTCAAGGAGGCCAAGGCCCAGGGCATCCCGGTCGCCACCGTCACCGAGACCCTCACCCCCGCCGGGGCCACCTTCCAGCAGTGGCAGACCACCCAGCTGCAGGGCATCGAGCAGGCCCTGGCCAAGGCCACCGGGAAGTGAACTGAAGCCATGAACCCGATAGCGAAGGCCCGCGAAGCCGTCACACACACCAGCAGTCACACCGTCCCCGGCCGCCGAAGCGGGGGGCACGACACGGCCGCAGGAGCGGGAAGCGATCCGGTGGTCGCCCTGCGCGGGGCCGCGGTGCGGGTCGGCGGCCGGACGCTGTGGTCGGGGGTGGACCTTCGCATCGGGGCCGGCGAGTTCACCGCCGTACTCGGCCCCAACGGCGTCGGCAAGTCCACCATGATCAAGGTTCTGCTGGGTGCCCTGCCCGCGGCGGCCGGAGACGTACGGGTGCTCGGCGCCCGGCCCGGGCAGGCCAACGACCGCATCGGCTATCTGCCGCAGCGGCGCAGCTTCGACGCCGATCTGCGCATCCGCGGTGTCGATGTGGTGCGCATGGGCCTGGATGGTGACCGGTGGGGGGTGCCGCTGCCGTTCCCGAGCGCGCGTCGGCGGTCCGCCCGTGCGCGGGTGGACGAGGTGATCGAGCTGGTCGGGGCGTCGGCGTACGCACACCGGCCCATCGGGCAGTGTTCCGGCGGCGAGCAGCAGCGCCTACTGATCGCCCAGGCACTGGTCCGCAGGCCCGAACTGCTCCTGCTCGACGAGCCGTTGGACAGCCTCGACCTGCCCAACCAGAGCGCCGTCGCCGCGCTGATCGGGCGCATCTGTCACCAGGAGGGCGTGTCCGTGGTCATGGTCGCCCATGACGTGAACCCGATACTCCACCACCTGGACCGGGTGGTGTACCTGGCCGAGGGCGGCGCCGCCGCAGGCACACCGACCGAGGTCATCACCTCCGAGACGCTGACCCGGCTGTACGGCACACCGGTCGAGGTGCTGCAGACCTCGGACGGGCGGCTGGTCGTCGTGGGCCAGCCGGAGGCACCGGCCGTGCACACCGACCGGCACGACACCCCGGGGAGCGGTCATGCTGCTCGCTGAGACAGGGGCACCAACCTGGTCGTGGAACCTCCTGACCGACTACCAGGACATGTGGTCCTACCCCTTCATGGTCAACGCGTTCCGCGCCGGCGCGGTCGTGGCCGTGGTCTCCGCGCTCGTGGGATGGTTCGTGGTGCTGCGGCGGCAGACGTTCGCCGCGCACACCGTCTCGATGGTCGCCTTCCCCGGCGCCGCCGGAGCGCTCCTGCTCGGGTTCAGCGCGGTCTACGGCTACTTCACTCTGTGTGTGGCCGCCGCACTGGTCATCGCGGCCCTGCGGGGCGGCGGAGAGCACGAGGAGTCGGCGCTGACCGGGACGGTGCAGGCGTTCCTGCTCGCGTCCGGCTTCCTGTTCACCGCCCTGTACAGAGGGCTGCTGGAGGGGCCGCAGACCATTCTCTTCGGCACCTTCCTGGGAATCACCTCCTCCCAGGTGACCGTGCTGGCGGTGGTCGGTGCGGTGGTGCTCGCGGTGCTGGCGCTGATCGGGCGGCCGCTGCTGTTCGCGTCCGTGGACCCGCAGGTCGCCGGCGGGCGCGGGGTGCCGGTCCGCGCCCTGTCGGTGGCCTTTCTCGTCCTGCTCGGTGCGGCCACCGCCGAGGCGAGCCAGATCACCGGGACCCTCCTGGTCTTCGCCCTCATGGTGATTCCGGCCGCCACCGCGCAAGTCCTCACCACCCGCCCGGCGTTGAGTCTCGCCCTGGCCGTCCTGCTGGCCTTCGCCGCGACCTGGCTGGGGCTGACCGCCGCCTACTACTGGCCCTACCCTCTGGGCTTCTTCGTGACGACCATCGCCTTCGCCGGTTACCTGCTCGCGCTGGGCCGGCGCTCGCTGCGCGAGGTACTCGCTCGCACCCGACCCGGGGCCGCACCCAGGGCCAAGGAGGTGGTCGCATGACCGTCCTGCTCGCCGCCTCCCCGTTGTCCCACCCGTTCTTCCTGCACGCCTTCCTCGCCGGTACCGCCATCGCCGCGGCCTGCGGGCTGGTCGGCTACTTCCTGGTGCTGCGGGCGCAGGTCTTCACCGGCGACGCGCTCAGCCACGTCGCCTTCACCGGCGCGATGGCCGCCCTCGCCTTCGGCGCCGACCTTCGCCTCGGGCTGTTCGCCGCCACCATCGCCATGGCGCTGCTCTTCGGCACCCTCGGCCGCAAGGCGCGACCCGACGACGTGGTCATCGGGAGCGTCTTCTCCTGGATCCTGGGCCTGGGCGCGTTCTTCATCACGCTCTACACGACCTCGCGCAGCACCACGAACGGCACCGCCGGCATCAGCGTCCTGTTCGGCTCCATCTTCGGCATCTCCGCCGGCAGCGCGGTCGTCGCCGCCCTGGTGGCAGCCGGGGTCGGCCTGCTGGTGGTCCTCACCGCCCGGCCGCTGCTGTTCGCCACGCTCGACGAGGCCGTGGCCGCCGCCCGCGGCGTACCGGTCCGCCTGCTCGGCTACGGCTTCCTCGCCCTGGCCGGCATCAGCGCCGCCGAGGCCACCCAAGCGGTCGGCTCCCTGCTCCTGCTCGGCCTGCTCGCAGCCCCCGCCGGCGCCGCGATCCGCCTCACCGACCGCCCCTACCGCGCGCTCGCCCTCTCCGCAGGGCTGGCGGTGCTGGAGATGTGGGCGGGGCTTTTCGCCTCCTACGCGGTGCCGAAGATGCCGCCGAGCTTCGCCATCATGGCCGCCGCCACGGCCGTGTACACCGCCACCTTCCTGATACGACGCCCTGTCCCCGGTCCTCGTACGCGAACCACCGTCCCCACCCGCACCTGAGCGAAGGCACCCGATGGCACCCGACCGCCGGCGCACCCCCACACCCTCGCACGACGTCACGCTGATCGGCCGCCTCACCCAGCAACGCACCGTCGTGGTCGAGGCGCTCATCCGCACCGACGGCTTCGTCGGCGCCCAAGCCCTCCACAACCAGCTCGCCGCCGCCGGCTCACCGGTCGGCCTCTCCACGGTCTACCGCACGCTGGCCGGCCTGGCCGGCGTCGGCCGGGCCGACATGGTGCGCGACACCAGCGGTGAACGCCTCTTCCGCTACCGCCCGGGACCGGAACACCGCCACTACCTCATCTGCACCGAATGCGGCCTGAGCCGACCCGTCGACTCCGGCCCGGTGGAGGAATGGGCCGACACCGTCGCGCAGACCTCCGGGTTCGCGAACGTCCGGCACACGGTGGAGTTGTCCGGGGTGTGCCCGGACTGCGGCCGACGGCCGGCGGCGGACGAGCGCCGGTGAACTCCGGCGGCACTGCCTGTCCGGAGGGGTCACCGTCGAGGGCAGCAGTCGCACCCCGGAGCACAGCCGCAGGCATCCGCCTCCCGCCGACCGTCGTCCTGCCCGGCGGCCGACGGCCTTGCGCAGCACCCCTGCCCACGCCACGCGTCGCGCCCCTCCTTCACCGCGACCGCGGCGATGACCAGGGCCGCGAGCGGATCCGTCCACGACCGGCCGAACACGGCATTGACGACCAGGCCCACCAGCAGCACCGCCGACACATAGGTGCGCAGCAGTGTCTGCTTGGAGGCGGCCACGGCAGATGCGGAGCCGAGTTCCCGACCGGCGCGACGCTGGGCCGCCGACAGGACCGGCATGTCCACGAGCGAGAGGGCAGCCGGCACGATCCCGGGCAGGGAGCGCGTGGCCTCGCCTGAGCCGATCGACGGTGACGTAGGCGGCGAGCGCGAAGAGCGACAGCGCGGTGATCCGCAACGCGGTCTTCTCGCGGGCCTCACGCACCGCGTGCTCGCGGGCGGCAAGCGCGCCGCGCCTGGCCGGGTCGGGGCCGAGGGAGATGGATGTCTCTGCGCTCACGGTCAGGACAGCCCTTGTCGTCGGCGTCGACGCACGTCCGGTCGCCCGCGACGGCGACCACGGCGGTGCGCATGAACCATGGGCCACTTCGTAATGGTGTTCATTTTCATGTAGCCTGTACTCGCCATCCCAACCAGGAGGATTCCCATGGCCGTTCCCAAGCGGAAGATGTCCCGCAGCAACACCCGCCACCGCCGCGCCCAGTGGAAGGCGACCACGCCGGCGCTCGTACCGGTCATCGTCGACGGAGTGTCATACCTGGTACCGCAGCGGCTGGTGAAGGCGTACGAGCGCGGGCTGCTGCGCCCCGAGGGCTGAGCGATGATGCCGTCCGGCCCCTCCGGCCGCCTGCCCGTCACCGTCCTGTCCGGATTCCTCGGCGCCGGCAAGACCACCCTCCTCAACCACGTCCTCGGCAACCGCGAGGGACTGCGCGTCGCGGTCATCGTCAACGACATGAGCGAGGTCAACATCGACGCCGCCCTGGTGCGCGGCGGCGAGGCCGCCCTGTCAGGCACCGAGGAACGCCTGGTCGAGATGACCAACGGCTGTATCTGCTGCACCCTGCGCGACGACCTGCTGGTGGAGGTCGACCGGCTGGCCCGAGAGGGCCGCTTCGACTATCTGCTCATCGAGTCGTCCGGCATCTCCGAACCCATGCCGGTCGCCGCGACGTTCGCCTTCGCCCGCGACGACGGCGCCACCCTCGGCGACCTCGCCCGCCTTGACACCATGGTCACGGTCGTGGACGCCGCGAACTTCCTGCCCGAGCTGGCAAGCGGCGACGAACTCGTCGAGCGCGGCCTGGACCAGTACGAGGACGACGAACGCACCGTCAGCGACCTGCTGATGGACCAGATCGAGTTCGCCGACGTCATCGTCCTGAACAAGCTCGACCTCGTGGACAAGGAGTCGGCCGACCGGCTGCGAGCGACACTCAACCGCCTCAACCCCGCCGCACGTCTCGTCCCGGCCGTCCACGGCCGCGTGAAGGTGGGCGACGTGCTGGGCACCCGGCTGTTCGACCTGGAACGCGCCCAACAGGCCCCCGGCTGGGTCATGGAGCTCAACGGCGACCACGTACCCGAGACGGAGGAGTACGGCATCTCCTCCACCGTCTTCCGCTCCGAACTGCCCTTCCATCCGGGTCGGTTGTGGACGTTCGTGACCGAGGAACTCGACAGCGGCGCGTACGGACAGATCCTGCGCTCCAAGGGCTTCTTCACCCTCGCCAGCCGCCCGCACGTGACGGGCCTGTGGTCACAGGCCGGATCCGTCGCACGCTTCGAGCCGTCCGCCGCACGCGACACCGAGAGCCCCGAGTGCCAGGAACTGGTCTTCATCGGCACGCACCTGCACGCGGGTGCGCTGCACGCGGCACTGACCGACTGCCTCATGGCCGACGAGGAGAGCCTGCCGCCCACGGACCCGTTCCCCGCCTGGGACACCTACGGCATCGACGGCACCTGCGAGCATGAGCATCCCGAACTCGTGGCGGGCCCCTGAGGACCCCGGGCCGGGCGGCGAACACAGCCACGGCACCGCCCGGCCCGGTATGTGCATTCCGCTCCGGGCACGGACAACCATCCGGTTGTGGTCACGCGGGTCTCGGACACGCAGTGGCACGCTGTGGAGGACGACCTGACGGTCGGCCGCGGCGCCGCTTCGCGTCGGCCCGACGGGCGGCTCTCGTCAGCATCGACGCGTGGCACGGCGCGGTCTTCGACCGCATCGCCGACGCGATGCCGGCGGACCTGCCGACACCGCTGTACACCGTCGTCGACGAGACCGACCACGACTCAGGGTCCGCCTGGGAGCAGGCCGGCTTCGCCGCCGCACGCCGCGAATTGGGCTATCTCGTGCCCACCGACCCGCAGGTCACCGGGCTCGGCTCGGTACGGCCCCCGTCCGGCGTGACGATCGTGCCCGCCGGCGAGGCGGAGGAGGGCCCGCTGCGACCGCGTGCTCGTGGAACTCAGCCCCTACGACCTCACCCGCGGCCGGATCCGCTACCGGTACAGGGCGTGACGGAAGGTGCGGCGCCCATCGCCCTATCGGGAGCCGTAGGGCAGGAGCGCCATCTCGCGTGCGTTCTTGATGGCCTGTGCTATCTGCCGCTGCTGCTGACGCGTCACGTGGGTCACCCGACGGCTGCGGATCTTTCCGCGGTCGGAGATGAACTTCCGCAGCAAGTCGGTGTCCTTGTAGTCGATGTAGGTGATTCCGGCGGCGTCCAGCGGGTTGGTGCGCTGACGCTTGGCTGTCTGGCGCCGGATGCTCGTGCGTCGGGTCATGGTGAGGTCGGTCCTCTCTTTCAGGTCACGGGGTCGAGCAAGTCGTCGAAGACGTGCGGGAGTTGCTTCCAGCGGTCCCTGCCGGCCGCGTACTCGTCGTCGGTGAGCAGGCAGGAGTCGAGCAGGGCCGACAGGCCGTCGCGGTCCAGGCCGGGCGAGGTGAAGGTGAGGTACTGGCAGCGGTCGCCGTGTTCCGGGTGCCAGTCCACGGAGGCGGCGAGGCGGCGCTCGGCGGGCACCATCTCCCAGGCGGCGTCGGGCAGAGCTGCCAGCCAGGGCCCGGCCGACTCCACGCACAGCGCGCCGCCGGCGGCGTCCCAGGACAGCAGTGTGTCGGGGCGGTCCGCCAGCCAGAACCGCCCCCGGCTGCGCGCGGCGGCGCAGGTCAGGTCCTCAAGCGCCGCGTACAGGCGCTGCGGATGGAAGGGCCGTTCGCGCCGCCAGACGAAGGTGCTCACGCCGTGCTCGTCGCACGACTGCGGCAGCAGCGCGCACGCGGGATGCACACGGGCGGCGGCCGCCGCCACGTCGAAGCCTGCCAACAGCGCCGCCCCCAGGGCACCGTCGCTCTCCACCCGTACGCTTCGTGCGCCTGGTGTGAGCTGGGCGAGCAGCGCGTGGTCGGTGTCGTCGGCGACCTCGTCGCAGGAATCGCCGTCGCCGAGGGCGATCACCGTGGGGTACTCCAACTGCCGGGCGAAGGTGTCGGCGACCGTGCGCTGGTCGGTCGGCGCGGCGGCGAGGCCGACGTCGGCCAGGTCGTCGCCGTTGGCCAGGTACGGCAGCACGAGTGCCGGATCGACCGCGGTGGCGACCCCGGTCAGGGCC includes:
- a CDS encoding SCO5389 family protein codes for the protein MSLDVSPQLLAEAENGEVREQDFVETVRTSLPYAYDLIARLAEELRSGTSEFADNQTPPPSEKERGQLLRALSSDAIRGSLERHFGIALAFQNCHRVAAFRPEARGGETHARFTSLRAQILNQSPEFRDC
- a CDS encoding Fur family transcriptional regulator, with the protein product MGGRTTRQRKAVTRVLAACQDFVSAQELYALLVAGDHAIGLTTVYRALRELEVDGGVDVVRDETGGRLYRLRPADGHRHYLMCRDCGRSRPVDSEVVEEWAGRIAAATGFTAVEHTVELTGVCADCLARTDGGRPSGNEGEEPPCRWDRAPGPRGPVHRCAS
- a CDS encoding CobW family GTP-binding protein, with amino-acid sequence MTTSVTEGPRDVGAPPDEVWGRVPVTVLTGFLGSGKTTLLNRILTENHGMRIAVIENEFGEVGIDDALVLDAEEEIFEMNNGCICCTVRGDLIRILGALMRRREKFDHILIETTGLADPAPVAQTFFMDDEIASQLRLDAIVTLVDAAHVLQHLDEVKPEGVENEAVEQIAFADRVVLNKTDLAGEETIGQVVRRIRAINGGVRIIPAQHARINLHEVLDVGAFDLERVLADDPAFLTETEHQHDTTVTSVGIELSGELDEDRLNAWLGQLLRTKGVDLFRSKGILAIAGAPKQYVFQGVHMLLDGTFGRDWHEGEPRTNKLVFIGRNLDREALERGFADCLATAGAVA
- a CDS encoding ATP-binding protein; protein product: MRVAFVGKGGSGKTTLSALFSRHLAHSGAPVVAIDGDINQHLAYALGLDEDEVFAAPPLSVRTGEIKEYLRGTNPHIPSVEAMVKTTPPGRGSRLLRLLGDDEVHSHHVQEVGGVPLMVTGAFAESDLGVACYHSKLGAVELYLNHLVDGPGEYVVVDMTAGADAFASGLFTRFDMTFLVVEPTRKSLSVYRQYREHAAEFGVPVAVVGNKVTGEDDLLFLKERVGDDLLAHFAQSSYVRAQEQGHGHGELEPHNTRTLDLLRAAVDARPKDWAAFQRHAVEFHLRNAAAWANEATGQDLAAQVDPDFQHGPAALTVFA
- a CDS encoding (2Fe-2S) ferredoxin domain-containing protein, whose amino-acid sequence is MNRSVIRAAAPRPCTLVVCRGCCCGNPRKLPQSRLRSTGGTPIGTDHAWQLDRLRAGAAEHGFQVRTTDCLGPCDQANVIVVQPSTAGRRAGGRAVWVGSVMDDDSTDDLLRWAAQGGPGIAEPPATLALQFIRPPREARARARR
- a CDS encoding WD40 repeat domain-containing protein; this encodes MSTTVQSPLAWEAGVDDAPVALSARGDLVAVAGAEGTVKVLDAAMGAEIGAFEVPGGALAVVLSPDAGHVVATGPLGYALWRRSDGRTTVRESGAWSAAAAWADGTRVAVASGRRALVLGADGGELWRTEPAASTVTDLAWMRQGRRLAVAAYGAVRCHERHTEKPVATYPYVGSHLALAVAPTGRWICSGNQDASIHIWRARDGGELTMSGYPEKVSRLAFDDTGFWLAADGAPDVTVWDFSGKGLEGTAPRSLRCHETVTALAWRPGAAGHLASGGADGTVALWHATAGRPQARLRPVRELDGTGAAVAALAWTGPYLLAVAWRDGRIRTYGVPSRTAL
- a CDS encoding metal ABC transporter solute-binding protein, Zn/Mn family → MSTAPASRSARPTARIALVTATAALTAVTATACSTSSSHTTDTAATGSESGSGRTIQVVAAENFWGSIASQLGGSHVKVTSIINNPDADPHDYEPTAADARTVAGAQYTIVNGIGYDAWADKLLAANPGSGRTQLKVGDLVGIKPGGNPHRWYSPDNVHQVIEKITADYKKIDPAAAAYFDQQKTTFETKTLGDYNKLIADIKAKYAGTPIGASESIVTPLAEGLGLRMLTPETFLDAMSEGSDPTAKDKAAIDQQIKNKKIKVYVYNSQNSTPDVQAQVKEAKAQGIPVATVTETLTPAGATFQQWQTTQLQGIEQALAKATGK
- a CDS encoding ArsR/SmtB family transcription factor, which codes for MHADDLDAGGRDVLAAARLDEATAASVATTLQALATPSRLLILTTLRQRPYPVGELAAAIGMEQSAVSHQLRLLRALGLVTGRRDGRRIVYSLYDDHVAQLLDQAVHHIEHLRLGVRDLG